GCGGGCTTCGTTCGACGGCTTGTCCGACGCGAATGAACCCGTGGAAATCAAATGTCCGCATGAGACCACGTTCTTGGATGTGCTGTTGAATCGGGAAACCTCGGCGGCCTATCAGTTGTATTGGTGTCAGGTGCAACAGCAATTGCTGGTCGCCGATGCTGGGCGTGGCTTTTTGTTTTTCTACCACCAAGGCCAGGACATCGAGTTCGAGATTCAACGCGATGAGCGCTTTCTCACTGAGCTGGTCGAGTCCGCGATGGATTTCTGGTTGGCGGTCAAATCGAAAAAGGAACCTCCCAAGGATCCCGAGCGCGATTTGTATTTGCCGAACGGCGAAGCAGAACAGCAATGGCAACAACTGGCGGCCACGTATCGGCAACGAGCGTTGACTATCCAGGACCTGAAAAGCCAAATCAACCAGTTGGAAGATGAGCAGTCGCGCATTGAAAACACGTTGGTGTTGCTAATGGGTGATTACGTGGCCGCGGAGCATTCCGGGTTACGTATCAGCCGGTTTCAAAGCCAGGGTGCCATCGATTACAAGGCTGCACTGCAAGCCTTGCAACCGGATGTTCAGGCTGCAGCACTGGAAGTTTACCGAAAACCCTCGGCCACTCGAGTTCGCGTGACCTGCCGGGATGACGACGGCAAACATGCCGAAGTGCCGTTCGATGCACAAGCCCTGAAAGACCTGGCGGGTGCGGACTTTTGGTTTTGAGGGTTCGTTTCAAGACATCCTGTAACCCTAGTGGTTACGGGGTGTTCATTGAAGACGATCGATTAAGAGAGTTGACGCCGGACACCTCATGGAATCCTTTAGTTTAGGCATGTCGGTTTTAGGCTGGGATTTTAAAAAAGTCCAACCCAAAACCCGCATCGTTCAGGTATTCCCTTCGTGGAATCCCGAATCCGGTTTCGACCGGCGTTCCGTTGTTAAGCGGCATGAGCGTTTGCCTCGTGTGCCAGGTGCGTCAAGCCTGGTGTGTTTAGTTTGTCCCGTTGGGGTTCATCACCCTTGCGGGAACCGGTGACCCCTTTTCACTTTTGAAGGAGGTCATTATGAATCAAGACTTTTGGAAAACCTTGCATGGCTGGCTGAACGTTGCCCATAGCAACGACATCCAAGCCAAAAAACGGTTGCTGCTTGAAATGCATCGTCAAATCTCGGACCCCGGTTTGAGAAGCGACATTCAGCGCATCCTGCGCCTGATGGATCGGGAGCTGTTGGCCCGCGCCGAATGGGCGATGTACTGCGTCATGCAGCTACGTTGATTTTTTAATCCGTCCTGGCATGCCAGGGCTTTATTCACCCGTTGGGGCTCATCACCCCTCGGGGCGGTGTGCCCCTTGTTTTCTGAGGCTAGTCCTCAAGGAGCTCACCATGTATCAACAATATTCCATTGCCGACACCTTCGGCATTCAGGCCCCGGCATCCATGAAAGTGGAAGGTTTTGCCCCGACCAATAACCCCTATGTACCGACCATCAAGCCCTATGTGTTTCGTAAGGATCACTTACGTGACGTGTTGGCGTTTTTAGGCGCGCATAACGGCGATGGCTTATACCTGACCGGTCCCACCGGTTCAGGAAAAACCTCATTGTTAGAACAAGTTGCGGCACGTCTCAATTGGGGTGTAAATGCGGTTCCCGGTCACGGTCGATTGGAACTCAACGATCTGCTCGGTCAGTACATGTTAGTCGACGGCGGCGCGATGAAGTGGGTCGATGGTCCGTTGACCCTGGCAGTGCGCCTGGGTCATGTGTTATTGATCAACGAAATCGATGCCATCGATCCAGCCGAGCTGATTGGCTTGAATGAAATCGTCGAAGGGAAGCCTCTATCGATTCCGCAGACCGGCGACGTGATTGTCCCACATCCCAAGTTTCGTTTGGTCGCTACCGGTAATAGTGCCGGATCGGGTGATCAGTCGGGATTGTATCAAGGGGTGTTAAGGCAAAACTTGGCGTTTTTAGACAGGTTTCGTTTGATGGAAGTCGGTTACCCCGAGCCCGAGGACGAGATGAAACTGCTGGCGGATGTGGTGCCGACCATGCCTGAATCGGTAAGGGAAAGCATGATCAAGGTCGCCAACCAGATTCGTAAAGTCTTCATCGGCGGTGCGGATGGTGGCGGCATGTTGTCGGTGACCTTATCGACGCGCGGCTTAGTGCGCTGGGCATCGTTGGTGGCCACCTTCAAAAGTGCGCCCAATGCCTTGGCGTATTCGCTGGATCGTGCCTTGACCTTCAGAGCCGAACCCGCCGAACGCGAAGCGATTCATCGCATCGCCAAGGATGTGTTCGGTGACGATTGGGCGGTGTAGTCATGGCCGTATGGAGTTTATTCCGTTATCGCTACAGCGATGGCAGTTCCAAAGACTGGGCCATCACGACGAATGCCGACGGCTCGATCTCGACCCGTTGGGGCAAAACGGCTTCTCGTCTGCCAAGTATCAACACACGATCAGGAATACGCCAGCACGATATCGAACGGCAAAAACAGGCCAAGGGCTATGTATTTGTCGGCGAAGTCGAGATCGATAGCGAAGGCAACATCCGGTTACCCCGGTCCGCACCGATGGCTGATGCTTCACCTATGCCTAGTGAAAATCCGTCGGCTCCGATCGACAAACTGTATTGGCATATCGATTGTCGCGCTGGACACGCTACCTTGCTCGACATGGGTATCGCGTTACGGTGCTGGCTGGGCAATCTGGAGGCCTGGTCTCAGGCCCAAGGACTGACTGCAAGCGACTGGTCCGGTTGGCAACGGTTGATCGATGCCAGTCTGGGCGATGAAGCCTTCGACCTCAGCGGGCAAATCCACCTCGAACACGGGGTGTTGCCTTGGTTATGGTTGATGGCCTTGAAGCATGCGGCATTTCCCGGCGTTTCGGTCGGCATTGCCACTGAAAGCGGGCGCGACGTGTCTGCGGATCTGAAAGCCGAAACCGAGGTCTTGGCGCTGTTCAAGACCGACGTCGAAGCCATAAGGCCGCTGGCGGAAAACTTGGGCCTGTTGAAACCCCGGCTCGATCTGGCGTTGGCCATGGCCGATCAAACTGATCACTGGTTTTGATTAGCCAAAAGCCAAGCCTTGACTCCTGTAGCGAACGGTTCGTTGCAGATTTTTTAACATTCACCCGGAAGGGGCCATTTGCCCCATGGGGTCGGTGTGCCTTCTTCCCTAGGAGGTTCACATGACACAAACTCAACTTATTCTGGACCAAGTGGTCTTGATCAAAGTCGACGCCACGATTTACGGCGCGCGTAAAAAGCTCAACAAAGAGGATCTGGTCCTGGCCGATGGCAGCAAGTTGCCGCCTGAGGATTTGGCCAGTTTGGGCTCGAAGCGCTTGCTCGATCCGGACCGTCTATCGGTATTCAACCGGTTGAAAAAGGAAGCCGAACGCATTTGTTTACGCGTCGGCACTCGGTTTCTGGGCGGGTTTATCGTACCAGTCGCAGCAGCGGCGCTGGTCACGACGGAACTGGACCGGATTGCCGGGGACTTTGCTCAGGCGCGGGCCGAGTTTTTGGATGGCTACGATGCGGCGGTCCAAGACTGGATGGTCAAACATCCGGAATTTGCCAGCATCATCGAGAAAGCCATCGACTCGGTGGCCTTGGTCGCCACCCGCTTGGCGTTCGATTACCTGGTGGTATCCGTGGCGTTACCAGAACAGTTGCCGAAACAGGAAGTCGAACGCCTGGAAAGCAAAATCGGTTCGTTGAGTGAGCAGATGTTCCATGAAATTGCGGTGGACGCCAACTTGCTGGTCGAGCAATCTTTACTGGGCAAGGAACAAGTCACCCGCAACGCGCTCAGGCCGATCAAACGCATCCGCGACAAACTCGATGGTTTGAGTTTTCTGGATCATCGGGTGGCGCCAGTGGTGGCGACCATCGACAACTTGCTGGGCAAAATTCCGACTCGGGGATCGATCGAAGGCGGTTTGCTGCAGGAAATCCTAGCCACGGCGATGTTGCTGGCCGATCCGGATAAAACCCGGCGGCACGGTGAAGGTTTGTTGGCGGTGCAAGCGCCGGCGATCCAGACCGGTGATGATGTTGAAGAAAACCTCCATTCAGAGGAGCCGGAAACATCCATGTTGTCTGCTTGTCCGTCCTCCTTCATCACTGAGGTAGCTCAAGACGTTCCGGATTTTACCGATCTGTTTGACGGCATCTTTGATGATGCAATCGATGCGGAATCGACTACGGATGACTGGGCGTTGGACGTCTTGCTGGATAAGCATCCGTCCGATCTGGAAACCGGTCACAGTACCGAAGAAGACCCTGATCCGAACCACGCAGCGGAACCGGCAACGGTGACGGTAGGAGACGATGAGGAAGCGGACGATTCCGACCAGGACTACTGGTTCTGATCTGACGCCATTTAACCATTCACCCACTGGGGCAAACCATGTCCCGCTGGGGTCATGGTGCGCCCCTAACATTTGGAGCACACCATGAAAAATAGAACCTTACACAACGCATTCCCCATCGTGGCGGCCGCCATCGGCAACCGCTTTGGCGTCAAAGTCAGTGTCGGTGGGAATCAAGCCTATACCGATGGCAAATCCATTCAGTTGCCGGCTTATGACGGTGACGATGCGGAATATCAGGATGTGGCCTGGGGGCTGTTGGCCCACGAAGCGGCTCACATTCGTTATTCGGACTTTACTCTGCGCTACTGTAATTCAGTATTACGCCGTCGGCTTTGCAACGCGATTGAAGATGTCCGCATCGAGTATGAACTGGCCAAGGATTTTCCGGGAACTCGGCTGACGATTCGCACGGTAATTGAAAAGATGATTGCCAAAGGCGACTTTGTCGCCAGCCGTATCGACGACCATCCGGCCAATATTCTGTACAGCTTTGTCTTGAAAAGCTTGCGTGCCAGGGTATTGGGTCAGTCGTCGTTACGGCCGTTGGTCGAAGCAACTGAAACCGCTTTGAAGGCAACGTTCCCAACCGGCGCTGTGACACGTTTGAAAGGCTTGTTGTCCGAAGTCCCGGAGGGTTTGCAATCGGAATCCGATTGCCTGAAATTGACTGATCGCATCCTGACCATGATTGAGCAGGAGTTCGAGCAACAACGGCAGCGCAATCAGGCCAAGCAATCGGCAGATGAGGACACGTCGCCTGAATCGGATGATGCAGATCAAGATGCTGCCTTAGCCGATTCGGAGCTTTCGGATTCAACGGAACAAGATGAACGTTTACCGACCGACACTGACGACGATCAGTCTTCAGAATCTGATGGTAATGATGCATCGAATCCAGGAAATCCTGACGATGAACCGACAACACCATCCGGTAGTTCTTCAGCCAACTCGCAAGGTGATGACGAAGATAACACGGAGATGACCGACCCAATGGGCGTTTTGCAAACCTTGTTGTCCGCTGGTGACAGTGACATCGACCAAGACCTGTTTGAATCGCTGAAATCGGCCTTGTCGTTGGCGGCGGAAAACGTGTCTGAATTGCTGATGCCCGGTTGCAACGAACCACCTATGGACGACAGGGCCGGTTCGTTTTTGCTGCACAAAGTGCAAAGCGAATCGGGAAAAATCCGCGCCGCTTTGCAAGGCCTGGTGCAATCGCAAACTCTCAACCGCTCGCAACATGCCTGTCGTGGACGGCGGATGGATGGCAAGCGCTTACACCGCTTGCCGCTAGGTGAAACCAAGGTGTTTCAGCGCAAACAGGCCAAAGCTGCACCCAATACGGCGATTCATCTGTTACTCGATAAATCCGAAAGCATGGGTTATCAGGTGACCGACAGCCAAGGCCAACCCATCGGATCGCGTATGCCGATTGCGCTGGAAGCCACCTTGGCACTGGCGATGGCCTTTGAAGGTATTCCGGGGGTTAATCCTGGCGTCACCGCGTTTCCAGGGCATCAGGATGATTCGGTGTTCCAGTTGCTGGAGCATGGTCAACGGGTGAATGTCCGCACCGGTGCCTTCTCGCTGGCAGCCACCGGCAGTACGCCGATGACCGAAGCGATTTGGTTTGGTGCCGCATCGCTATTGCGTTGTCGAGAACCGCGCAAAGTACTGATGGTAATGACCGATGGTCAACCCAACGATACCTTGAGCACGCTGGATATTTTGCAGCGCTGCCGGGATAGCGGTATTGAAACGGTCGGCATTGGTTTGGGATTAGATGTCAGTCATTTATTCCCGATTGCCATCACCATTAACGATCTTCAGGAGCTGAGAACACAATTGTTCGAACTCTCAAAATCGTTGTTGTTGGCAGCATAAATACCAGTCAGTTATCCGTAGCCCAATCCTTGGCTTAATGCCTTGGATTGTGGCTATGGGTAGCTGATTTCAGCCGTAGTTTGTCGAATGTACTCACTTCCTGGAGCCCATTCGACAAACAGACATTTCATGCGTTCTTTCCAGAATGCTGAATCCGACTTCGGTCGGCGTTCCGTCTTCAGGCGGCGAGCACGTTAAACCGTGATCGTGTCGGGTGCGTTAAGCCCGATGTAAAACTCAGTTTGCCCTGGCAAATTGTCTGCAATTCAAACCGCTTCGGGCGACCATCGCCCGGCTGGGTGTTGTTCAATCGAAGTGTTTTCTTAAATTTTACAAAGGAGAACTTCAATGAACTTTATTTTCGGCATCATCCTATTGGCGATGTTCATTCTCGCATTGCGAGTAATTTGGGCGACGTGTTTGCAAGTACTGATCGCGTTGAGACAAAGCAAACTGGCTTTTCAGCGCTATCGTGCGCAGCGATCGACTCGAAACCGACTACCGGTCATCATGCCGCGTAGTCGGGAGGACATGAATTGGTTAACGATCTCGGATTCTGTGCGTCAAGAAATTCAAACTCGAAATCGCGGCATCAATCGTGAGGCCGAAAGACTTGAAGCGCAGTTACAAGCCAAGTTGAAGGCCATCGAGATCTTCGAGGCGGACATTCAAATCGCCAAGCTGGAACGGGAGTTGTTGAAAATCAAACCGGTGATCGACAGTCCCGAGCCCGAGATGAAAAAGCCTCGGCGCTCGAAAAAGCAGTCGGTTGCGGTCACTGACGCAGCAACCCAAAAAATTCCGCATCAGGTCTCCCAACTACGGGCTGCTCTGAAAGGAAATGGTTTATCGGTGCCGGTCAGTGAGTCTGTCCGCCATTGAATACCGCAAGCGTCGCGCCGTTTTGCGTCATCACGGTGCGTACCGGCTTAGCCAAGTCAACCTTGGGTTCGTCGAAACGAAAGCCCTCCGGCAACAGCGATTGGATATCCTCAAAGGTTTCCCGTCGCAATTGTCGGATGTTGCTCAACAACTCCCAGGCTCGCTTCGGATCGTTGATGTTTTGCAAAACATCGGCTTCCGCGGCATCCAACTTGGTCAAAATGGTTTTGCAAAGATTTAACGCATTCAGTCTGGGATCGAGTGGTATTGCCATCGATTTTCGTACTGGTTGCGTGCTCTCAGTCTGCTTTGGACTGAGGAAATCAAAAATGCGCAAAATATCGTCAAACATGGCTATTTCTCTGCTTTTTAATGAGTTTTAGCCACAATATACCGATTTTTGTGTGAATTCAACCCCGCTGCATGGGCCAATTTTTGGCTTTGACCAGCGATTTTAACCCTGCGGGAACCCCATCCTGCCGGGTGGTCGTTCCTGCGATTTTTTGGAGGAAATGACCATGACATTAATCACTCAGCCAAACGTTAGCGCAATCCAGGCGGAAACCAGCACGGTTCGCTATCTGAATCATTACCGTTGTCCCTACTGCCAAACCGAATGGGAGGATGAATGGGATTGCGCCTGTAACGATCGCTGCCCGCACTGCAACAAGGAGATCGAGCCTTATGAAAGCTCATTGATCGATTGTGGATCGGCGGAAACCGGCTCGCCGGTCGAAGCCCCCTCCTTAGCCAAGGTACCGGCGAAAGGCATGAATCGACTCTTTGTTGTTTCGTATGAAATTGATTATGTCCATCGCGTTTCGGTAGGCATAACAGCGGATAGTCCCGAAGCGGCACAACAAATTGCCGAACAGGCATTCAACGATGCCACTATTTGGGATGACACTGTCGCCATGCCGTTATTGTCCGATGAATACCATGAATCAGGCGACGAAAGCCTGCTCTGGGAATGCGTTGCAGTTGAACAATGGCCGGAACCGGATCATTCGGTACGGCAATTGAAGAAAGAGCAAGCGGCCATGCGGGTTTGCCGGGGATTGGTTGAAGCCTATCAACAAGGCAAAGCCAACGGCGGTAGTGTCGACTGGGAAAATCTGGATCCGTTGATTCCTGTGGCATTGCAAGCCTTGGGAAAAACAGCCCTGGAAAACAAATCCTAAATAGCGCGCGTTGTTCAGACGCGCATTTCGTAAAAGCCTGAGTTAGCCAAGTCATTCGATGCGGCGCTCAATTTTATCCACCAAAACGGGAATGTCCTATTCCCACTGGGGATTCGTGATGTTTCCGTTTTTTTTGAGGACAACATCATGACACAAATCTTTGAGCACACTTTCGGCACGGGTCATCGCATCCAATATCAGCGTTTGCCGTCGGGCACCTGTTATCACGCAGATACACCGAAACCAGTAGTCGAGCTGTTGGAACAACTTTGCCATAGCCAACGCAAAATCCGGTTGTATTACGGCGATCCAATCACCGGTCAGTCCTGGCTTGATGAGCACGATGTCATTGGCTGGATTGGTAGGTCAACTGGCACCATCAAAGTGCCGCTATTGATCGAACCCGGTGACATCGGCGGTCCGGCATTACTGGATCACTGCATCGTTCGTGTAGACAGTCCCCGCCAGGTACTTTACCAACACGATGATTTTCGGGTTGGCACAGTAGAACTGGTGAAAGGCGAGCTTAACCGCTTGCCTTGGGAAATCTGGATCGACGGTGTCGTGCATGCCCGGTTCAAAGTAAAAACCGAAGCCCGGCAGTATCAGGACTTCATTCAAGGCAAACGATTTGCGTTGATCTGAGGCGCCGTTTGATTTCGACACTCGGTTAAACCGAGATTTTTTATTTTACCCCTGCGGGATGATTCTATCCCGCCAGGGATAAATCGGTCGTCAGGGGATTCTTTGGAGTACACCATGACAGACCCTTATCAATATTACCCCACGCCAGAAGCATTGAGCCGTAAAGCTTGGGCGATGTTCAAGAACCAGCAATTCGCTCGGGTATTAGAGCCTTCAGCAGGCGAAGGACATTTGCTTCGTCCAGGGCCATACCAGTACGGTAAACGTTTGCCGATCGATTGCATTGAAATCGATATCCGCAAACATGCGGTTCTGCGCGATGAAGGCTACGCGGTGGTGGGGATGGATTTTCTGCAGTTTCAAAGCGGCAGTGTCTATTCGCACATCATCATGAATCCGCCGTTTGCCGAAGGCGCCAAACACGTGTTGAAGGCTTGGGAGATTTTATTCGACGGTGAAATCGTCGCCATTCTCAATGCCGAAACCGTGCGCAATCCGTTTTCGAAAGAACGCCAGTTGTTATTACGGTTGATCGAGCAGCACGGCGAGGTCGAGTTTCTGCAAGAAATGTTCGCCGGCGAGGATGCCGAACGCAAAACGCCGGTCGACGTGGCCCTGGTCTGGTTGAAAAAAACTTCGACGTTCGAACAGGACATCCTCGGCAGTATTCTGGACGATTTGCGACAGGATCGTCGAGAGGCCGACGATTTAGCGGGCGAGTTTCATTTGCATCATGAGCTGGCCTTGCCGAATGCCTTCATCGATAACGCGGTGTTGATGTTCAATGCCGCTGTCGAAGCAGCGCGACAGGCCGTGGTCAGTGAAGCCCGTGCCAGCCGTTATCGGACCATGCTGGGCAAAACGCTCGGCGAACTGAGCGGTGGCGGTATCAGCAGTGAAGACGAGTCGTCATCGGATGCGGTGAAGCGGACGCTGTTTAAACGCTATCACGATTTGAAGAATCGGGCCTGGGCCAGCATTTTACGCTCTACGCAGGTGACTTCACGCTTGTCATCGACGGCGCAGAAACGCTTGGAGTCGGATTTTGAAGCGGTGAAGTCCTTGGAATTTACCGTGCCGAATATCTATGGCTTTCTGCAAGGCATCATCGATCAGCAAGGTGAAATTCAACTGAGCATGGTGTGCGATGTGTTTGATCTGATCACCCGCTATTACAGCGATAACGCAGTGTTTTACATGGGCTGGAAAAGCAATGACAAACATCGCACGTTGGGTATGCGGATCAAGACCACGCGCTTCATTCTGCCGGGCCATGGTGTCAGCTCTTACCAAAACGGTTTGAACTGGGAGTCGGAACGGCTGCTGGCCGACTTCGACAAGGTGTTTGCCTTGCTCGATGGTAAGACCGAAGCCAAGGTCAGTTTGGTGTCGGTGTTTCGGCAGCATTTTCACGCGCTTCGGGTCGGGCAACGGATCGGTGGCAGTTACTTTGACGTTCGCTATTATCCGGGCGTCGGTACCATCCACTTTTTTCCGAAAAGCAAAACCTTGATCGACCGGATGAACCGTTGGGTCGGCCGCCAGCGCCGCTGGTTGCCACCTGTAGATACGCAAGCCGGCCAAGGTTTCTGGCAGCAGTTCGAACAAGCGGAAAGCTTCGATAAGGCGTTTCATGCCGAAGTGAAAAAGCAATCCAAACTGGAGGGTCGGAATTACCGTTTCAATCCCTATTGGGCCATCAACCACGGCGGCGCGTCGGAACGGGAACAAGGCCAGCGTCTGTTAACCCAGGCGATGAGCAGCGTGTTGGCCAGCCGAGGCATCGATCCCGACAGCTTGTTGGATAACGATCAAGGCTGTGTCCGAAAATTGGACTGGGATGGTCTGCCTGACAGTAATTTGGCCTTAGCTTCATAGCCAGGGCACAAAACCTAAAGCAAGTCTTTTAAATAACCACTGGTCTAGCCAGTATCACCCGCCTTGGGGAGATGAACAGCTCTCCCCAAGGGGGTAGTCTGTTTCATGTCCTCGGGACTTTTTTATATCCGGAGATAACACATGAACACACAAATCAACGAAGTCGCGATGAAAGTCAACCAAGCCAACTTGGTCAAAAGTCTACGCTTCAGTTTCACCAACAA
The window above is part of the Methylomonas sp. ZR1 genome. Proteins encoded here:
- a CDS encoding DUF3150 domain-containing protein, which codes for MTQTQLILDQVVLIKVDATIYGARKKLNKEDLVLADGSKLPPEDLASLGSKRLLDPDRLSVFNRLKKEAERICLRVGTRFLGGFIVPVAAAALVTTELDRIAGDFAQARAEFLDGYDAAVQDWMVKHPEFASIIEKAIDSVALVATRLAFDYLVVSVALPEQLPKQEVERLESKIGSLSEQMFHEIAVDANLLVEQSLLGKEQVTRNALRPIKRIRDKLDGLSFLDHRVAPVVATIDNLLGKIPTRGSIEGGLLQEILATAMLLADPDKTRRHGEGLLAVQAPAIQTGDDVEENLHSEEPETSMLSACPSSFITEVAQDVPDFTDLFDGIFDDAIDAESTTDDWALDVLLDKHPSDLETGHSTEEDPDPNHAAEPATVTVGDDEEADDSDQDYWF
- a CDS encoding DUF4942 domain-containing protein; the encoded protein is MTDPYQYYPTPEALSRKAWAMFKNQQFARVLEPSAGEGHLLRPGPYQYGKRLPIDCIEIDIRKHAVLRDEGYAVVGMDFLQFQSGSVYSHIIMNPPFAEGAKHVLKAWEILFDGEIVAILNAETVRNPFSKERQLLLRLIEQHGEVEFLQEMFAGEDAERKTPVDVALVWLKKTSTFEQDILGSILDDLRQDRREADDLAGEFHLHHELALPNAFIDNAVLMFNAAVEAARQAVVSEARASRYRTMLGKTLGELSGGGISSEDESSSDAVKRTLFKRYHDLKNRAWASILRSTQVTSRLSSTAQKRLESDFEAVKSLEFTVPNIYGFLQGIIDQQGEIQLSMVCDVFDLITRYYSDNAVFYMGWKSNDKHRTLGMRIKTTRFILPGHGVSSYQNGLNWESERLLADFDKVFALLDGKTEAKVSLVSVFRQHFHALRVGQRIGGSYFDVRYYPGVGTIHFFPKSKTLIDRMNRWVGRQRRWLPPVDTQAGQGFWQQFEQAESFDKAFHAEVKKQSKLEGRNYRFNPYWAINHGGASEREQGQRLLTQAMSSVLASRGIDPDSLLDNDQGCVRKLDWDGLPDSNLALAS
- a CDS encoding VWA domain-containing protein — its product is MKNRTLHNAFPIVAAAIGNRFGVKVSVGGNQAYTDGKSIQLPAYDGDDAEYQDVAWGLLAHEAAHIRYSDFTLRYCNSVLRRRLCNAIEDVRIEYELAKDFPGTRLTIRTVIEKMIAKGDFVASRIDDHPANILYSFVLKSLRARVLGQSSLRPLVEATETALKATFPTGAVTRLKGLLSEVPEGLQSESDCLKLTDRILTMIEQEFEQQRQRNQAKQSADEDTSPESDDADQDAALADSELSDSTEQDERLPTDTDDDQSSESDGNDASNPGNPDDEPTTPSGSSSANSQGDDEDNTEMTDPMGVLQTLLSAGDSDIDQDLFESLKSALSLAAENVSELLMPGCNEPPMDDRAGSFLLHKVQSESGKIRAALQGLVQSQTLNRSQHACRGRRMDGKRLHRLPLGETKVFQRKQAKAAPNTAIHLLLDKSESMGYQVTDSQGQPIGSRMPIALEATLALAMAFEGIPGVNPGVTAFPGHQDDSVFQLLEHGQRVNVRTGAFSLAATGSTPMTEAIWFGAASLLRCREPRKVLMVMTDGQPNDTLSTLDILQRCRDSGIETVGIGLGLDVSHLFPIAITINDLQELRTQLFELSKSLLLAA
- a CDS encoding YqaJ viral recombinase family protein; its protein translation is MKVIDVSQRSDAWRQWRLQGISASEAAIVMNRSPYKTPWRLWAEKIGLVLEASLDNNPLILAGIQQEPEALQRFEDKHDLMLLPLCGESEQFPLMRASFDGLSDANEPVEIKCPHETTFLDVLLNRETSAAYQLYWCQVQQQLLVADAGRGFLFFYHQGQDIEFEIQRDERFLTELVESAMDFWLAVKSKKEPPKDPERDLYLPNGEAEQQWQQLAATYRQRALTIQDLKSQINQLEDEQSRIENTLVLLMGDYVAAEHSGLRISRFQSQGAIDYKAALQALQPDVQAAALEVYRKPSATRVRVTCRDDDGKHAEVPFDAQALKDLAGADFWF
- a CDS encoding AAA family ATPase, which gives rise to MYQQYSIADTFGIQAPASMKVEGFAPTNNPYVPTIKPYVFRKDHLRDVLAFLGAHNGDGLYLTGPTGSGKTSLLEQVAARLNWGVNAVPGHGRLELNDLLGQYMLVDGGAMKWVDGPLTLAVRLGHVLLINEIDAIDPAELIGLNEIVEGKPLSIPQTGDVIVPHPKFRLVATGNSAGSGDQSGLYQGVLRQNLAFLDRFRLMEVGYPEPEDEMKLLADVVPTMPESVRESMIKVANQIRKVFIGGADGGGMLSVTLSTRGLVRWASLVATFKSAPNALAYSLDRALTFRAEPAEREAIHRIAKDVFGDDWAV